The nucleotide window CACCAACGTATTTGGTTGCtggacagcaaaaaaaattgGTCTGCCCATTCACAACTTTAAGAAGGCTTTTAAGTGTGATAAACAATGTCTTAACATGACTTCCTATACTAAAATAAGGGCATCCCATCTTGGAACTTGCCTTGGATTTGAAACAGAAAAAGTCCTTTTTACGAATTTGAATTggatacaaaaatttaatttgtttgaagaTAAGGGAAAAAATTTACATGGTTTCACCTTTTATGCGTATACTGTCGAAGTCTTACCATTTCTTAAGTTAGAAGAACATGAAAATGGAACTTACACATATCATCGTAGAGATGGAATGATATGGAACACCATGGCAGAgctgttaaattttaaaatagatataaccCCAgcaaaaaaagcaattaaacaaaagtttgattatgaaataaatattctacaagTTTTTTCATTTGCTCAAAGAAAGGCAGACTTGATTTTGTTTCCGTTATATCAATTCGACTTAATATTAGCGGAGATAGATTACACGGTCCCATTTCTAGATAGCGGCGTTTGTATATTGTCTCATCGAGCACAATACGAGACCATTGTCTTCGATGTGAACTtgctggaaaaaaatatatccacgATAATTGGGTTTTTTCTATGTTTTATTTGCACttggtttgtattttttatatataacacggAACAGATCGGAAGATTAAGCTTAGATCAAGCAGGAAAGGatttaataaatacctttaaaacTGTATTGTCAATTAGTATATGCAATCCACCAAATCGAGGTTCGTTCCGTATTTTTCTAACAATTTCGATTTGGAGTTTTTTCGTAATTAACTTTAGCACTCAGGCAGCTATAATTTCACTATTTTCTGTTCACAAGAGAGAGAAGGAAGTCGATACTTTTGAAGATGTGATAAAAAAGGGTTACAAAATTGAAGGAATGGCCTCGCCTGACGTCGTGCTTCCAGACACGGAAGAATCATATCGAATTATTACATCCCGAATCGAAGCTGTACCTGATTTATTTGGGTGTGTAAATCAGATGGAAAACAATAGCCATCGGTTTTGTCTAATAGATTGTGCTGTTGGTCGTTATCTAGCGAGAAATATGTTAAACAAGAAGGGCCAACAATTTCTTCATTTAGCTTCACACGCTAGAATTCATAGCCATTATTTAAACATGATACTTCACAAAAATAGTCCGTTGACGGaacat belongs to Vanessa tameamea isolate UH-Manoa-2023 chromosome 13, ilVanTame1 primary haplotype, whole genome shotgun sequence and includes:
- the LOC113403312 gene encoding uncharacterized protein LOC113403312, translated to MGHLPDTLFHSLSVLPFTFAVTNIDKDDYQIEDVVPYQSNVIIMSCATIDEFEKAMKKIITLPYWHSLANIILYYHSKLHKETIAKIFFIYWFYRAVNVIIVQYEETEKEMFISYYSPYMTENYMASHLGTCLGFETEKVLFTNLNWIQKFNLFEDKGKNLHGFTFYAYTVEVLPFLKLEEHENGTYTYHRRDGMIWNTMAELLNFKIDITPAKKAIKQKFDYEINILQVFSFAQRKADLILFPLYQFDLILAEIDYTVPFLDSGREKEVDTFEDVIKKGYKIEGMASPDVVLPDTEESYRIITSRIEAVPDLFGYFDIKAEATIKPLGMDDLGGIFECYGFLLGISIMVIMLELLMGFIHWTKRKCSKNTRYV